One segment of Ancylothrix sp. D3o DNA contains the following:
- a CDS encoding PAS domain S-box protein — translation MVSLLQQDCGGAKVEFNPFSLCLSFLSDTSLAFAMFDRQMRYLLCSRRWLAQQGIETEVIGITHYHIFPLTSEEEKEIHRRCLESGEEFSFEEWMGGKGEKGEWLKVSVAPWRNEQGEVGGLIISKEVITAEKETLQKLQISQQRKRYLAHATSQIFWATNGEGQVEFDVPGWEAMTGQTKEQMQNGGWLDVVHPEDREKTAYLWQEAVRNKTVFEAEYRLRKSDGSYVYSLARAVPVLEADGSIREWVGANMDITERKQTEFALRETNNLLEGVLEAIPDPIFVKNLEGEYILLNKAAARVLGKSAKEIVGKNDGQILPPEIAESVMKNDRLIMDNGETKIIEEIVKQGNQFQIFHSTKTIYRDSEGKIVGLVGISRDVTERKQIEEKLRKSEANLLEAQRLAHIGSWEFDIIAQQISWSEELFRIHGLDPAGGEPSYEENLDLIHPEDREYWLQKVGLGLQGSAYEMEYRISRSDASVRYLYGQGQPIFNECGEVVRMFGTARDITEQKLAEIELQKYQEHLEELVKERTAALEASNAKLSQEITDRQQAEASLVESYNLLQAVLEGVSDAIYVKDLQGYYILANSATMAVFNRPMSEVMGKTDCELIGQEMAETVQETDRRIMATGAAEMLEESLPDHKGEMLTFLSAKSPYRDAGGKIMGLIGVSRNITERKKIEDALRAEKHFSLQISETIPNLLYIYDLVERRNIYSNRPVTELLGFSAEEVQKLGENVMATLIHPEDLPRILEYHGALAQSEEDRIFEIEYRIIDRQGQWHWFYSRETIFARTLEGKAKQMLGCSEDVTAKKQAETGLRESQALLLEKANREMLINRLASQIRNSLDIQTILQTTVNEIRSLFKIENCHFVWYKPQGNPPSWEIVSESINPGIPSFLGSFTLEQVGPFALRLASLELIRVDDVGRLSDGVFQEFLTSVGIVSVLSLPLQTRSGEIGIVSCCQHTKKRRWTDGEEELLKAVCDQLAIAIYQAELYTHSRETARLATLQASQLEETLKDLQRAQAQLIQSEKMSSLGQLVAGVAHEINNPVSFIFGNVEHAKAYIESLLGLLSLYGQHYPNPHAEIAAAIDTYELDFIVEDLPKLMSSMKAGATRIRDIVRSLRSFSRLDESEIKPVSLHEGIDNTLLILEHRLKTKPGYPPIEIIKNYGDLPDVECYASQLNQAFMNILNNAIDALEEQLLELPFEDINSALRQIKISTFLGANQRAVIVISDTGPGMSPEVKARLFDPFFTTKPVGTGTGLGLAISYQIVVQKHKGSLSCSSILGSGSKFTVEIPIKQG, via the coding sequence ATGGTAAGTCTTCTTCAACAGGATTGTGGTGGGGCAAAGGTCGAGTTTAACCCTTTTAGTTTGTGTTTGAGTTTTTTGTCTGACACAAGTTTAGCTTTTGCGATGTTTGATCGCCAAATGCGATATCTCTTATGTTCGCGCCGGTGGTTAGCGCAACAGGGCATTGAAACGGAAGTAATAGGAATTACTCACTACCACATTTTCCCGCTTACCAGTGAGGAAGAAAAAGAAATTCACCGCCGCTGTTTGGAGTCGGGAGAAGAATTTAGTTTTGAAGAATGGATGGGAGGGAAAGGCGAGAAAGGTGAGTGGCTAAAAGTTTCGGTGGCTCCTTGGCGAAATGAACAAGGAGAGGTGGGGGGGTTAATTATTTCTAAGGAAGTTATTACGGCGGAAAAAGAAACGTTACAAAAGTTGCAAATAAGTCAACAAAGAAAGCGATATTTAGCTCATGCTACTTCTCAAATTTTTTGGGCAACGAATGGGGAAGGACAAGTTGAGTTTGATGTGCCGGGGTGGGAAGCTATGACCGGCCAAACAAAAGAACAAATGCAAAACGGGGGGTGGTTAGATGTAGTACACCCAGAAGATCGGGAAAAAACTGCTTACCTTTGGCAAGAGGCGGTGCGAAATAAAACAGTTTTTGAAGCGGAATACCGCTTGCGAAAATCTGACGGTAGTTATGTGTATTCTTTGGCGCGAGCGGTGCCGGTTTTAGAGGCGGATGGAAGCATTAGAGAATGGGTTGGAGCGAATATGGATATTACCGAGCGCAAACAAACAGAGTTTGCCCTCAGAGAAACTAATAATCTTTTGGAAGGCGTATTAGAAGCAATTCCTGATCCAATTTTTGTAAAAAACTTAGAGGGTGAGTATATTCTGCTTAACAAAGCAGCAGCGAGGGTTTTGGGAAAAAGCGCCAAGGAAATAGTAGGAAAAAATGATGGGCAAATTTTACCCCCAGAAATTGCCGAATCCGTGATGAAGAATGATCGCTTAATTATGGATAATGGGGAAACAAAAATTATAGAAGAAATCGTAAAACAGGGAAATCAATTCCAAATTTTTCACAGCACGAAAACAATTTACCGAGATTCAGAGGGAAAAATTGTCGGTTTGGTGGGAATATCGCGGGATGTTACGGAGCGCAAGCAGATCGAAGAGAAGTTGCGAAAAAGCGAAGCAAATTTATTAGAGGCGCAAAGATTGGCGCATATTGGTAGTTGGGAGTTTGATATAATTGCTCAGCAAATTAGTTGGAGTGAGGAACTGTTCCGAATTCATGGTTTAGATCCGGCTGGGGGTGAGCCTAGTTATGAAGAAAATCTGGATTTAATTCATCCAGAAGATCGAGAGTATTGGCTGCAAAAGGTGGGGCTGGGTTTGCAGGGAAGTGCTTATGAAATGGAATATAGGATTTCACGCTCTGATGCTTCTGTGCGCTATCTTTACGGACAGGGACAACCGATTTTTAATGAGTGCGGTGAGGTTGTTCGGATGTTCGGCACAGCGCGAGATATCACTGAGCAAAAATTAGCAGAAATTGAACTGCAAAAATATCAAGAACACTTAGAAGAGTTAGTGAAAGAAAGGACGGCGGCTTTAGAAGCAAGCAATGCTAAACTTTCTCAAGAAATCACCGACCGGCAACAGGCAGAAGCTTCTTTAGTGGAAAGTTATAACTTACTGCAAGCGGTTTTAGAAGGGGTTTCGGATGCGATATATGTCAAAGATTTGCAGGGGTATTATATTCTGGCAAATTCGGCAACGATGGCAGTTTTTAACAGGCCGATGTCGGAAGTGATGGGCAAAACTGATTGTGAATTAATAGGTCAAGAAATGGCCGAAACAGTGCAAGAAACTGACCGGCGCATTATGGCGACTGGGGCTGCGGAAATGCTCGAAGAAAGTTTGCCCGATCACAAGGGAGAAATGCTGACTTTTCTTTCTGCCAAAAGTCCTTACCGCGATGCCGGTGGGAAGATAATGGGGTTAATTGGCGTGTCGCGCAATATTACAGAACGCAAAAAAATTGAAGATGCTTTGCGGGCAGAAAAGCATTTTAGCCTACAAATTTCGGAAACTATTCCCAATCTTTTATATATTTATGACTTGGTAGAAAGACGCAACATTTATAGCAATAGGCCCGTTACTGAACTGCTGGGTTTCTCAGCAGAAGAAGTTCAAAAATTGGGAGAAAATGTGATGGCTACCTTGATCCATCCAGAGGACTTGCCGAGAATTTTAGAGTATCATGGTGCGCTGGCTCAAAGTGAGGAAGATCGCATTTTTGAAATTGAATATCGGATTATAGATAGACAGGGACAGTGGCATTGGTTTTATAGTCGAGAAACGATTTTTGCCAGAACTTTAGAAGGAAAAGCCAAGCAAATGTTAGGTTGTTCGGAAGATGTCACCGCCAAAAAACAAGCAGAAACGGGTTTGCGAGAATCACAAGCGCTTTTGTTAGAAAAAGCTAACCGAGAAATGCTGATTAATCGCTTGGCCAGCCAAATTCGCAACAGTTTAGATATCCAGACAATTTTGCAAACTACTGTCAATGAAATTCGCTCGCTTTTTAAGATAGAAAATTGTCATTTTGTATGGTATAAACCGCAAGGTAATCCTCCTTCGTGGGAAATTGTCAGCGAATCAATCAATCCTGGCATTCCCAGTTTTTTAGGTTCTTTTACCCTCGAACAAGTCGGCCCTTTTGCCTTGCGTTTAGCTTCTTTAGAATTGATTCGCGTTGATGATGTCGGCAGATTGTCAGATGGGGTTTTTCAAGAGTTTTTAACAAGTGTGGGGATTGTTTCTGTGCTGTCTCTTCCCTTGCAAACTCGCAGCGGTGAAATCGGCATTGTAAGCTGCTGCCAGCATACGAAAAAACGCCGCTGGACAGATGGAGAAGAAGAATTATTAAAGGCAGTCTGCGACCAGTTGGCTATTGCAATTTACCAAGCAGAATTATATACCCACTCCCGCGAAACAGCGCGTCTTGCTACTCTGCAAGCCAGCCAACTCGAAGAAACTTTAAAAGATTTGCAACGAGCTCAAGCCCAACTCATCCAAAGCGAAAAAATGTCATCTCTTGGTCAGTTGGTGGCGGGGGTGGCGCACGAAATTAATAATCCTGTGAGTTTTATTTTTGGGAATGTGGAACACGCCAAGGCTTACATCGAATCTTTGCTTGGTTTGCTGAGTCTTTATGGCCAGCACTATCCTAATCCCCATGCGGAAATTGCTGCTGCTATTGACACTTACGAATTAGATTTTATTGTCGAAGATTTGCCAAAACTGATGAGTTCGATGAAGGCCGGGGCGACTCGTATCCGCGATATTGTGCGGTCTTTGCGTTCTTTTTCTCGCCTGGATGAATCGGAGATTAAGCCTGTTTCTTTGCATGAAGGCATCGATAATACGTTGCTGATTTTGGAACACCGGCTAAAAACCAAACCTGGATATCCGCCAATTGAAATTATTAAAAATTATGGCGATCTTCCTGATGTTGAGTGTTACGCCAGCCAACTTAATCAAGCGTTTATGAATATTTTAAATAATGCCATTGATGCCCTTGAAGAGCAGCTTTTAGAGCTTCCTTTTGAAGACATTAACTCCGCGTTGCGGCAAATTAAAATTAGCACATTTCTGGGGGCTAATCAAAGGGCTGTTATTGTTATTTCTGACACCGGCCCCGGTATGAGCCCCGAAGTTAAAGCGCGCTTATTTGACCCGTTTTTCACCACCAAGCCGGTTGGCACAGGCACCGGTTTGGGTTTAGCCATTAGCTATCAAATTGTTGTCCAAAAGCACAAAGGATCTTTATCTTGTAGTTCCATTCTAGGCAGCGGCAGTAAATTTACTGTAGAAATTCCTATTAAACAGGGATAA
- a CDS encoding response regulator, whose protein sequence is MIANGTYRILAVDDLEDNLFLLQTVLESEGYEVETATSGSDALAKISQLPPDLVLLDVMMPGMTGIEVTQRIRKNQKLQELPVVLITAYGESTAQQGIKEGANDYLRKPLDLQELLDKVRFLCEGQ, encoded by the coding sequence GTGATTGCTAATGGAACTTACCGCATTTTGGCGGTGGACGACTTAGAAGATAACTTATTTTTGCTCCAGACGGTACTAGAATCTGAGGGCTATGAAGTTGAAACCGCCACCTCTGGCAGTGATGCTCTCGCCAAGATTTCCCAATTGCCGCCTGACCTGGTTTTATTAGACGTAATGATGCCCGGAATGACTGGTATTGAAGTAACCCAGCGCATCAGAAAAAACCAAAAGTTACAAGAATTACCTGTAGTTTTAATTACTGCCTATGGAGAAAGCACAGCCCAACAGGGGATAAAAGAGGGAGCGAATGATTATCTTCGCAAACCCCTTGATTTACAAGAACTTCTGGATAAAGTACGGTTTCTTTGCGAGGGTCAATAG
- a CDS encoding glucosamine-6-phosphate deaminase, whose protein sequence is MSNFSNPAPFSNDIKTFQVGALRVQIYGSAAEMAEHSAQIAGEYLQEILKQKNSANIILATGQSQIEFLQNLVAKAELDWSKITLFHLDEYLGIDANNPASFRYYLREKVEKLVKPKEFYYLEGDTNQPLQECERYSQLLQAYPSDLVCLGIGDNGHIAFNEPAVADFEDPKTVKLVKLESTTRLQLLNGGDFPEIELVPQYAFTLTIPVICAAKKILCFAPKKRKAKIIQTILESSITPKIPASILRNQPQATLFLDNDSASILNI, encoded by the coding sequence ATGTCAAACTTTAGCAACCCAGCGCCATTTTCCAACGACATCAAAACGTTTCAAGTTGGTGCGCTTAGAGTTCAAATCTACGGCTCGGCTGCCGAAATGGCAGAGCACTCAGCCCAAATTGCCGGCGAGTATTTGCAAGAAATCCTCAAGCAAAAAAACTCTGCTAATATTATTTTAGCCACCGGCCAATCCCAGATAGAATTTCTGCAAAACTTGGTGGCAAAAGCCGAGTTAGATTGGTCAAAAATCACTTTATTTCACCTTGATGAATATCTAGGAATTGACGCCAATAACCCCGCAAGTTTCCGCTACTATTTGCGAGAAAAAGTCGAAAAATTAGTCAAACCTAAAGAATTTTATTACCTAGAAGGCGATACCAACCAACCGCTACAAGAATGCGAAAGATATAGCCAACTTTTGCAGGCATACCCAAGCGACTTAGTGTGTTTAGGAATTGGAGACAACGGACATATAGCCTTTAACGAGCCGGCAGTTGCAGATTTTGAAGATCCCAAAACTGTCAAATTGGTAAAACTAGAAAGCACAACCAGGCTGCAACTTTTAAACGGGGGAGACTTTCCCGAAATTGAACTTGTGCCGCAATACGCATTTACCCTAACAATTCCCGTTATTTGTGCGGCCAAAAAAATTCTGTGCTTCGCCCCAAAAAAACGCAAAGCAAAAATTATTCAAACGATATTAGAATCTTCGATTACTCCAAAAATTCCGGCGAGTATTTTGCGAAATCAACCCCAAGCAACCTTGTTTTTAGATAATGATTCGGCCAGCATTTTAAATATTTAA
- a CDS encoding PAS domain S-box protein translates to MKTNHLPFQFPAYALLTSCVLVGLLSGVFLQQTSEFHTPWLVLFIAVILSTWWGGFAAGLMATVCGAALASYLSFDPNFIFLTSIFGHNLRGDFFKTVSFPFGPAFKLQAGLFMIEACLLSSLLSNVRLSKQSASNRRAKQKSNENLKNAQGPEPSDPNLTQILKILENVSDGLAVLDSQNQVIFINEKAREYWKISPPEIANKKIAKVDNKPHLRDFDEKLDQALVGNKNKKIIEFISDSKQWFEINLYPSQEGTAISIQEITERKQKEQKKQKHFHKRQKQLQEKYREAAEKTQQQYDFLAEASKVLGTSVDAQKISEKLADLTVPFLGEYCLIYRLEGGQNIYQVASAHQNKQKQKIVDEITKLGPEDLETSQSLIATVLQTGEAIFINDKETASQAITNLKHWAKTSSHQHRQLIEELYPKTVMILPLFVRGQIWGAMLIAIAESNRQYDASELSLAENLAHRAAVTLENATLNQENQQTLQYQAQLLSLVAELYRQTQQALERKEELLSLIDALFAGAPVGIAFLDKDLRYIRINAQLATINGLPIEQHLGKKFTEVIPRISSKIEPQLQQVLQTGQPILNVEINGRTAEKPSREGYWLANYYPVRNARGETVGIGIILAEITQTKKAEASAKEANRKVANILESITDAFFALDHNWCFTYINQRCAEMMLEKPQKLLGRCIWEMFPDEIGSICHDNYHKAIKEQTAVHFEAKGWRTESYYEIHAYPSPDGLAVYLQDITERKQAYQALQESEKRFRRLVESNIFGVAFGDFQGGIHYANDYFLNMIGYSRQDLEAKQIKWLDITPPEYVHLDWQAGEELKQRGISTPFEKEYIRKDGSRVPILIGGALLQERCDEQQEIISFYLDLSDRKKAEKARQESEERFAAMFNQASIGIALVGLDGQFLEVNPAMSKISGYSQEELRQMNFQDVTHPDDLEADWALARQVINRQIPGYSIEKRYIRKNGEIVWVNLTSSALWDDKGQIKYGFGIIEDISERKQVQEALIESEERFRVMFNQAAVGIGLISLEGRYLQVNPALCEITGYTSQELTQKLFQELTHPDDLEADISNLGRLIAGEVKGYSRSKRYYHKNGSIVWVNISISAVWDSSGKPKYNVAIIEDISDRRRSELAQTFLVEASTILAASLEWETSLSNLAQLAIPSLADACFVDIFEETMSLRLLGVACSEPHKKELLEEIHRRYPPEHQPKHPILQRLRQGKPTFEPQVSDEMLQITAQDEEHLQMLQALEISSMMVIPLRSRGQLFGCVSFMRMGTRQRYDRADLALAEEVARRAASALDNARLYREAREANRLKDEFLAVLSHELRTPLNAILGWTQLLQTRKFNEATTQRALETIDRNARTQAQLIEDLLDVSRIITGKLRLKPRWASVQSLISQTIDTLRLAAEAKSILVEFVSDPAIDLMWVDPERFRQIVWNLLSNAIKFTPNSGQISVILSRAGSFAEISVTDTGIGIKPEFLPFVFDRFRQADGSTTRSYGGLGLGLAIVRHLVEINGGSAFVFSEGEGKGATFKVRLPFLTGNSEDETELSTQFSSLNFVHSTLAHLRILVVDDEPDTLDMVSFTLEQYGAMVRKAPTATHALEILQEWLPDMLLSDIGMPQVDGYMLIRTLRERPPEQGGLLPAIALTAYATENDRQQAFKAGFNCHLSKPVDPQLLIQSICNLLRGS, encoded by the coding sequence ATGAAAACAAACCACCTGCCCTTTCAGTTTCCCGCTTACGCCCTGCTCACATCCTGCGTATTGGTAGGTTTATTGAGCGGAGTCTTTCTACAACAAACAAGCGAATTCCATACTCCTTGGTTAGTGTTGTTTATCGCTGTTATCCTCAGCACTTGGTGGGGAGGGTTTGCTGCCGGTTTAATGGCAACTGTTTGTGGCGCGGCGCTTGCGAGTTATCTCAGTTTTGATCCTAATTTTATATTTTTAACATCTATCTTTGGACATAATTTAAGAGGAGACTTTTTTAAAACCGTTTCCTTTCCTTTTGGCCCTGCCTTCAAACTTCAAGCAGGGCTTTTTATGATCGAAGCCTGTTTACTGAGTTCGCTGCTGAGTAATGTTCGCCTTAGCAAACAATCTGCCAGCAATCGAAGAGCAAAGCAAAAATCTAACGAGAACCTTAAAAATGCTCAGGGGCCAGAACCCTCCGATCCCAACTTGACACAAATTTTAAAAATATTAGAAAATGTTTCGGACGGATTAGCCGTTCTTGATTCTCAGAACCAAGTAATTTTTATTAACGAAAAAGCTAGGGAGTATTGGAAAATTTCTCCCCCAGAAATTGCTAATAAAAAAATAGCAAAAGTGGATAATAAGCCCCACTTACGAGACTTTGATGAAAAACTAGACCAGGCTTTAGTTGGGAACAAAAACAAAAAAATTATTGAATTTATTTCCGATTCTAAGCAGTGGTTTGAAATCAACCTTTACCCAAGCCAAGAAGGCACTGCTATCTCCATTCAAGAAATTACTGAACGCAAACAAAAAGAACAAAAAAAACAAAAACATTTCCATAAGCGACAAAAACAACTTCAAGAAAAATACAGAGAAGCAGCCGAAAAAACACAACAACAATATGATTTCTTAGCCGAAGCCAGCAAAGTGCTGGGCACATCGGTAGATGCACAAAAAATCTCCGAAAAATTAGCAGATTTAACTGTGCCATTTTTAGGAGAATATTGTTTAATCTACAGACTGGAAGGGGGGCAAAATATCTATCAAGTTGCCAGCGCTCATCAAAACAAACAAAAACAAAAAATTGTTGACGAAATAACCAAGTTGGGGCCAGAGGATCTGGAAACTTCTCAGAGCTTAATCGCCACAGTTTTACAAACCGGCGAAGCAATTTTTATAAACGATAAAGAAACAGCAAGCCAAGCAATTACTAACCTTAAGCACTGGGCAAAAACAAGCAGCCACCAACACCGGCAACTAATCGAAGAACTCTACCCCAAAACTGTAATGATTTTACCCTTATTTGTTCGCGGACAAATTTGGGGAGCGATGCTAATAGCTATCGCTGAATCAAATCGCCAATACGACGCCTCCGAATTATCCCTTGCAGAAAACTTAGCGCATCGAGCCGCCGTTACCTTAGAAAACGCAACACTTAATCAAGAAAATCAGCAAACTTTGCAATATCAAGCACAACTGTTATCTCTGGTTGCAGAACTTTATCGCCAAACCCAACAAGCCTTAGAACGCAAAGAAGAATTACTTTCTTTAATAGACGCACTTTTTGCCGGTGCGCCGGTGGGAATAGCCTTTCTTGATAAAGACTTACGTTACATTCGGATCAACGCCCAACTTGCCACCATCAACGGACTGCCAATAGAACAACATTTAGGGAAAAAATTTACAGAAGTTATCCCCAGAATTAGCAGCAAAATCGAACCACAACTGCAACAAGTTTTGCAAACCGGCCAGCCTATACTAAACGTAGAAATCAACGGCAGAACCGCAGAAAAACCATCGCGGGAAGGATACTGGTTAGCCAACTATTATCCGGTGAGAAATGCCAGAGGCGAAACCGTTGGAATTGGAATCATTCTGGCAGAAATTACCCAAACAAAAAAAGCAGAAGCAAGCGCAAAAGAAGCAAATCGAAAAGTCGCCAATATCCTTGAAAGTATCACGGATGCCTTTTTTGCCCTAGACCACAACTGGTGCTTTACCTACATCAACCAACGCTGTGCAGAAATGATGTTAGAAAAACCCCAAAAACTGCTGGGCCGGTGTATTTGGGAGATGTTTCCTGACGAAATTGGCTCAATTTGTCACGATAACTATCACAAAGCAATTAAGGAACAAACCGCCGTACATTTTGAGGCAAAAGGCTGGAGAACTGAGAGTTATTACGAAATTCATGCCTACCCCTCGCCCGACGGTTTAGCCGTTTATCTTCAAGATATTACAGAACGAAAACAAGCTTACCAAGCCTTGCAAGAAAGCGAAAAACGATTTCGCCGCCTGGTAGAATCTAACATTTTTGGTGTAGCTTTTGGAGACTTCCAAGGCGGAATTCACTACGCCAACGATTACTTTTTAAACATGATTGGTTACAGCCGGCAAGACTTGGAAGCCAAGCAAATCAAGTGGCTTGACATAACTCCACCGGAATATGTACACCTCGACTGGCAAGCCGGAGAAGAACTCAAACAGCGCGGTATATCCACCCCTTTTGAAAAAGAATACATCCGCAAAGATGGCAGTCGCGTTCCCATTTTAATCGGCGGAGCCTTACTACAAGAACGCTGCGATGAACAACAAGAAATAATCAGCTTTTATTTAGATTTAAGCGACCGCAAAAAAGCAGAAAAAGCTCGCCAAGAAAGTGAAGAACGCTTTGCAGCAATGTTTAATCAAGCAAGTATTGGCATTGCTTTAGTAGGGCTTGATGGGCAATTTTTGGAAGTCAACCCAGCCATGAGCAAAATCAGCGGCTATTCTCAAGAAGAATTGCGGCAAATGAACTTCCAAGATGTTACTCACCCCGACGATTTAGAGGCTGACTGGGCTTTGGCTCGGCAAGTGATAAACCGCCAGATTCCGGGTTACTCCATAGAAAAACGCTACATCCGAAAAAATGGGGAAATTGTATGGGTTAACCTCACTTCTTCAGCTTTGTGGGATGACAAAGGACAAATTAAATATGGCTTTGGAATTATTGAAGATATCAGCGAACGCAAACAAGTACAAGAAGCTCTGATTGAAAGTGAAGAACGCTTTCGCGTCATGTTTAATCAAGCCGCAGTTGGTATTGGCTTAATTTCACTGGAAGGCCGATATTTACAAGTCAACCCCGCCTTGTGCGAAATAACTGGCTACACTTCGCAAGAACTCACGCAAAAACTCTTCCAAGAACTCACCCATCCCGATGATTTGGAAGCAGATATTTCCAACTTAGGGCGATTAATTGCGGGTGAAGTCAAAGGCTACTCAAGGTCAAAGCGCTACTATCATAAAAATGGCTCAATTGTTTGGGTAAATATCAGCATTTCTGCCGTATGGGACAGCAGCGGAAAGCCGAAATACAACGTTGCTATTATTGAAGATATCAGCGACCGCCGGCGATCAGAACTTGCCCAAACTTTTTTAGTAGAAGCTAGTACCATTCTGGCGGCTTCCTTAGAATGGGAAACCAGCCTTTCTAACCTCGCACAACTCGCCATTCCCAGCTTAGCAGATGCCTGTTTTGTAGATATTTTTGAAGAAACCATGTCTCTGCGTCTGTTAGGCGTTGCTTGTAGCGAACCGCACAAAAAAGAATTACTCGAAGAAATCCACCGACGCTACCCCCCAGAACATCAACCTAAACATCCAATCTTGCAAAGATTGCGTCAAGGAAAACCCACTTTTGAGCCGCAAGTTTCCGATGAAATGCTACAAATAACGGCTCAGGATGAAGAACATTTACAAATGCTGCAAGCGTTAGAAATTAGCTCAATGATGGTCATTCCGCTCAGGTCGCGCGGGCAATTATTTGGCTGTGTTTCGTTTATGAGAATGGGAACGCGACAGCGCTATGATCGAGCCGATCTTGCCCTTGCAGAAGAAGTTGCCCGCCGCGCCGCCAGCGCCCTTGATAACGCCAGACTTTATCGAGAAGCGCGAGAAGCAAACCGGCTCAAAGATGAATTTTTAGCCGTTTTATCTCACGAATTACGCACACCTTTAAATGCCATTTTAGGCTGGACTCAACTGTTACAAACTCGCAAATTTAATGAAGCAACAACCCAACGAGCCCTCGAAACCATAGACCGCAATGCCCGAACTCAAGCCCAATTAATTGAAGACTTACTTGATGTTTCCCGAATCATCACCGGCAAGCTGCGCCTCAAACCACGCTGGGCCAGCGTTCAATCTCTAATTTCTCAAACCATTGATACCCTGCGTCTTGCCGCCGAAGCCAAATCAATTTTAGTTGAATTTGTATCTGATCCTGCCATTGATTTGATGTGGGTAGACCCGGAAAGGTTTCGCCAAATTGTCTGGAATTTACTTTCCAATGCTATTAAATTTACTCCCAATTCCGGCCAAATTTCAGTTATATTAAGCAGGGCCGGTTCTTTTGCAGAAATTAGCGTCACCGACACCGGCATTGGCATCAAACCTGAATTTTTACCCTTTGTTTTTGATCGCTTCCGTCAAGCCGATGGCAGCACCACCCGTTCCTATGGGGGGTTGGGTTTAGGCTTAGCAATTGTCCGTCATTTAGTGGAAATTAACGGCGGTAGCGCCTTTGTATTTAGCGAGGGAGAAGGCAAAGGAGCTACCTTTAAAGTCCGCCTGCCTTTTTTAACAGGAAATAGCGAAGATGAAACGGAACTTTCAACACAGTTTTCTAGCTTAAATTTTGTTCATTCAACTTTAGCGCATCTTCGCATTTTAGTTGTGGATGATGAGCCTGATACTCTGGATATGGTGAGTTTCACCCTTGAACAATACGGCGCGATGGTGCGAAAAGCCCCCACAGCAACCCACGCTTTAGAAATTTTGCAAGAATGGCTGCCCGATATGCTTTTAAGTGATATTGGAATGCCACAAGTAGATGGTTATATGTTAATTCGTACCTTGCGCGAAAGACCCCCTGAACAAGGCGGTCTTCTTCCCGCTATTGCTTTAACGGCTTATGCTACGGAAAACGACCGCCAACAAGCTTTTAAAGCCGGGTTTAATTGTCATTTAAGCAAGCCGGTTGACCCCCAATTATTAATTCAATCAATTTGTAATTTGCTAAGAGGCTCTTAG
- a CDS encoding GAF domain-containing protein, translating into MMTNPTILEKFEQIFEQESQPADVFEKLLPLLVEQLQCDRCFVYLRDPKTRLGKSPFCFCRSEEIQAVLGTEWQEEPLSLGDEDPMFAAALRTDPTIFVEDVETADPQVVNKEFERENFGHRALIHAHLCYENQLWGVLQPCVFGSPRRWSEQDRYIIDFLTAKVTPLAVKYVKSELGI; encoded by the coding sequence ATGATGACGAACCCAACAATTTTAGAAAAGTTTGAACAAATTTTTGAGCAAGAAAGCCAGCCGGCAGATGTGTTTGAAAAGTTATTGCCGCTGTTGGTAGAACAGTTGCAGTGTGACCGCTGTTTTGTCTATTTGCGCGACCCAAAGACGCGCTTAGGAAAATCGCCGTTTTGTTTTTGTCGCAGTGAAGAAATTCAGGCTGTACTCGGCACGGAATGGCAAGAGGAACCGCTTTCTTTAGGGGATGAAGACCCGATGTTTGCGGCGGCGTTGCGAACTGATCCGACAATTTTTGTCGAGGATGTCGAAACGGCTGATCCGCAGGTGGTAAACAAAGAGTTTGAGCGAGAAAATTTTGGGCATCGGGCGTTAATTCACGCGCATTTGTGCTATGAAAATCAGTTATGGGGGGTGTTACAACCTTGTGTTTTTGGTTCGCCGCGCCGGTGGTCGGAACAAGACCGCTACATCATTGATTTTCTGACGGCAAAAGTTACGCCGTTGGCGGTTAAGTATGTTAAATCTGAATTAGGAATTTAG